GCATATCCAGTAAGCTCAATAATAGTATATAAAAACGGTGCGATAAACAGTGCAAAAAGTACCGCTGTTGTAAGTGCCGCTGATAGGCTTTTGCGTCCTTTTGTGAGCTGTAAAAATTTTATATTTATATTTGATGTAGCAACCGCAAGGAGTGCTGCTATGAATATGTTTAATAAAAATGGCTTAAACAGATAGAGCAAAAGTGCAAGTGCGAAAAATGCAAAAAACGCTATAAAAATTTTTGAGTTATTCATCTATCTCCTTTTTTGTATTTGCAATTATATCAAAAATAAAAGCGAAAATTTAACGTGGCGATTTATTTGCTTTGTTAAATTTAAAATTTTTAAAATGGTTTAACTTTATCATATTACTCATCAAACAACCCTTTGTTAGAGTGCAAATTTATATGAAAAGTCTCAAAACACTTCGCACTTGCGATCCGTCCCTTCGCCGTTCGCTCGATGTAGCCATTTGCGATTAGATATGGCTCTATGACATCTTCTATCGTGCCCTCGTCTTCGCTAAGTGCTGCTGCTATAGTGCTAAGGCCTAATGGACGACGCCTGGCTTCTAGTAAAATTTCAAGGTATTTTATATCCATCTCATCAAAGCCTATTTCGTTTACTCCAAGTGCGTCCAAAGCGTCTTTTGCACGATTTTGTGTAATGATAAACTCATCATTTACTTCGGCAAAATCACGAATGCGTTTAAGCAGTCTTAAAGCGATACGCGGTGTGGCTCGTGAGCGGCGTGCTATCTCATGAGCGGCTAGTTTTTCGCACTCTTTACCAAGCTTTAAAGACGCTATTTGCACGATTCTTGTAAGCTCTGCATGGCTATAAAATTGTAAACGAAAATCCATACCAAAGCGATCACGAAGCGGTGCTGAGATCATACCAGCCCGTGTCGTAGCACCAATTAGAGTAAATTTAGGTAGATCTATTTTTATAGTCTGAGCTGCTGGACCGCTACCTATGATGATATCAAGACGAAAATCCTCCATCGCGGGGTAAAGAACCTCTTCAATAGCCGAGCTTAAGCGATGAATCTCATCTATAAAGAGCACATCGCCCTCTTGCAAATTTGTAAGCACGGCAGCTAGGTCGCCACTCTTTTCTATCATAGGAGCGGCGGTCATCTTTATGTTTACGCCCATTTCGTTTGCGATGATGTGAGCAAGTGTTGTTTTACCAAGCCCTGGAGGACCGTAAAATAGCACATGATCAAGACACTCGCCACGTTTTTTAGCCGCTTTTATAAAGACATTTAAATTTTGCTTGATCTTCTCCTGTCCGATGTAATCATCAAAGTTGCTCGGACGCAATGATGTTTCAAATTCGCTCTCAAAGCTTACTTTTTCTATCTCAACTATTCTATCCATTTATCACTCATTAAATTTTTAGATTTAATTATACATTTTTAAATTTAAAAATAGCCATTTACGCTTTATATTCAAACTCCTTGCTTGGGAATTTTCTGGTTCTGACTTCATTTGCGTATTCGCTCACCGCCGCTTTGACTAAATTTGCCCCATCAATATAACGTTTTACAAATTTTGGCTTAAACTCATCAAAAAAGCCGAGCATATCAGACCAAACAAGCACTTGACCATCTATATTTGCACCACTTCCTAT
This portion of the Campylobacter anatolicus genome encodes:
- the ruvB gene encoding Holliday junction branch migration DNA helicase RuvB, with the protein product MDRIVEIEKVSFESEFETSLRPSNFDDYIGQEKIKQNLNVFIKAAKKRGECLDHVLFYGPPGLGKTTLAHIIANEMGVNIKMTAAPMIEKSGDLAAVLTNLQEGDVLFIDEIHRLSSAIEEVLYPAMEDFRLDIIIGSGPAAQTIKIDLPKFTLIGATTRAGMISAPLRDRFGMDFRLQFYSHAELTRIVQIASLKLGKECEKLAAHEIARRSRATPRIALRLLKRIRDFAEVNDEFIITQNRAKDALDALGVNEIGFDEMDIKYLEILLEARRRPLGLSTIAAALSEDEGTIEDVIEPYLIANGYIERTAKGRIASAKCFETFHINLHSNKGLFDE